The segment ATCTCTAAATGGTCACCTATATAATGAAAATGTCTCAGCAGTCTCAACATATTTGCAATGACCaacagggggcagcagagaaaAGTCTTTCTAAAACAGTTGTTGGCCTCTGTTGGGATACAGATTAATATGAAAACAAGGTCATGATTGCAATTTGATGGATTCGCTCTAATTCCCGAGCTGGTAATACATCTGTATGCTTGATGAATCCTCTCATCGTTTATCCACAGGCCTTTACCATGATTTTGCAGCTCGTCGTTGTCCTCAAATCCAGATGGCAGAGCAGCATCATTTGAATCCTTGTCTGTGGGGCATACAGTGAGAAATCAGTGAATGTTTATAGGCAAATGACACTTTTtcagcacttttcttttcatgtaaaacaaaatgcacaaaAGAGCGCTAGCATCTAACTAATGACGGTGACATCATCATAACAGTGGCTCAGGATTGCCTCTACCTGTCACCCAAGGGTCAGAAACATCTGGAACCCTGTCGATGATGGTGACGTGGCCAGATGGTAGAGTGGTAGGAACATTAAGGTGGAGGATGGATGAGATGGATGGGGTAAGGGAGGAGGTCAATGCgttcttcctgtcctcctcaACATCAGCCTCTGACCCTTCCAACCGCGCTGGGCCATCCAACGGCCAACCCTCCTCCTTGAATGCGGCCAAAGGGTACGCCAAGCTGCTCAGGGCTGCGTCGTTGGACCAAGGAGTGGAAGAAGTGGGAtggggtggagggagagggatggACAGGTGAACTGGTCAAGGAGGCAGGGGTGTGTTGCTTTCTCCATAGACCACACAACCATTGAAACGTGGTTCTATCCTGTTAGTAAAGCTAGGTCATGGTAGGACAGAGCTAATGCAGCACCAGTGTCCTCCTGCAATGCGCCATTTCTTTGACCTCTGATTAATGATCGCCACACTGCTAAAGTGACTGCTGCAAATGCTCAAACATGAGGATGACATGAATGGACATATTGCTCCATTTGACTACAGACGTTACACCTGTTTGGATGGATAATTGCTGACGGTAATGAATCATGCTAACTCCAAGGTTACTATGGTTTTATGTTATGTAATAGTGGAAATTATAAAGCATAGATAGACTTAGCATGATCAAATTAGCAGTTAAATAAAAGGCTACAGTAAAGATGAGGGCAAACACCGGGCCGCAGTCTTCCTTACACATGGAACGCCGGAAGAGGGACTTCACTTTGTCTCTGTCCTTCAGCCTGTTCCTCATACGGGGAAACATTTTGGTGGCTATTTAACGGCAAAGTGCAGCCACATGGGAGGTAGACAAAGGGATGGATGCAAGCAGACAGAGGGATACAAGATAAGTAGGCAAGGGGAAGGACAGAAGGCAGGAGTGAAGAAACACATTACGATCCAAGAAAGACATGGGAAGACATAGAGGCCTGTTCACACCCACATATGATTAATCACAGCATAACTGTATTATCCAAATATTTATTGCATTTCTATTTGAGTTTTGGGCTTTTCCTTGAAAAGTGATAAGGGGGATATTTTTGTCAAAATTCTCTGTTCTTAAAATAGAACTTTATGTGTAGGTGTGACTGTCCCGTGTCGCTCGTTCCTCTGGCTGTGGAGTTGATTCTACGTGAAGGATGTCTGTGCCCTGCCTCGGATGCTGATCTTACTTCCTGATCACGGCTGAAGCAGTAAAGAGGAAGACTGTGGAACCGAGACTGGTCCTGCCAAGTCAATGGGAGAGAATCTGGTGAATTCAAGAAGGTTCCTACTCACTGCTGTTGCGCTGGGGTGAGACGGCATCACCTGCTGAGGTGGGGGCCGAGCCTCCAGAGCCATCGGCACTGATGAAGGAGTTGTTGTCGTGGCACGAGAGGTGCGGCTCAGCAGCGCCTGAGTGTGTGGGCGTTGGTGGGCGGTCGGGTCCGTGCTCACGGCTATTCGATTTGATCAACTTCTTCAGTTTCAAAGTTATCCAGTTTCCACGTCTGCAGAAGGGCAGATTTACAAGAAGCTATCACTCAATCCCCAATTGAGCAAAGGTGAACTATGTTAGCATTTCAAgctaaagaaacaaaacaattaccATATGGAAAAGCATGTCTGACTCAACGAAGATTCAATAAACTATGAAGCTCAATGTATTACTGACTGCAACATTTCTTGATTGATTAATAAACTATGTCTATGAACAGTTAGAAATGTGAACCGAAAATGACATAATTAAACGTGTGACGGTTAGTTAAATACCTCATAgtgatgaaaatgtaaaaaaagaaaggggctGAATGTGGAAACAGAAACTTCATTATAAAAATCATACGAAAATAATTGTTGTTACTATTTCAGGCAACTTACCGACGTGGAGGCGATGGCTCATAAAACTTGTACTGGTCCATTATCTtttcctccagcttctccttttGTCTCCTCAAATCATTAAGCTTGTCACTGAATAGGAAGATGGTCAGATAGAAAGATTTATAGTTTATAGTTGTGGGCCAGCTGTTGATTAGTGTGTTACTTTGGTGTACTTGTACAGGGTAATGGGTACTGTAACGCACTGTGAATCAACACAAAAGACCTTTCTTAATACTAGATTATTTTGTCATGGTCGTGTCCCTTTTTGCTTACATATACTGTCGCTCTTCAACGTGAAACAGATCCTTGCTCTCCATGGTCTGCTCCAGCAGGGTTCGGTTCTGTAGCATCAGGGTCTCGATCTGGCCGAGCAGGTGGCGACTCTCTTCCTCCAGGTTGCCCTTCAACTGGCTCAGCAGCTAGACATCACCAAGACAGGCATCGATATGTGCAGCTATATATAACACACTGGTCTACaattctaaaaacaaaaatgtgcatGAGAATCAATTCAaacgtttggacacattttctcattcaattcgaTGAGAAAGTGTTCTCAAACGTATGACTGGTGCAGTATGCAGAGTTAAAGTGGTAATTACAAGGTATATTTATAGTATAGTATAAGGTGTAGTATAGTTTAAAAATGCACAAGCTCATTTGATTGCATGTCTGTACCTCACACTGGTTGGTGAGCTTCGTGGAGGTAATGTCCAGCTGCTGAAACTCCTTCTTGAGTTTGGAAAAGTCCGCCTCCAACCAGGTGCGCTCCAGCTTGGCCTCGTTTAGCTGGCTCTTGAGCTCTTTGTGATCGGCCGCCAGCGACTCGTTGTCGTTTGCAAGCTGACGGTACGTGTCGTTCAGCCTTAAAAAAAGATGTACGTGATATCATCTAGCTCCTTCTTTCCTCTGAGTATGCATTAGAGCATGTAATGTCGTCTCCTCACCGGTCCTTCTCATCACGGAGCCTGCAACACTCAGCAGCGGTGGTCCTTTGCTGTTCTTTCTCCAAAGCCATCCTCATTTGCTCCTCCTTCAGAACTTTCTCCAGATCTTCCAGCTTGGTCCGCTGCTGCAACAGGCTATTGTACCTACAGACATCCCCAATAAACACACACGAGCATGCATGGACACACGTACACGATGAATATGCAGGGATCTCCTACAACATGGCGTGATCATCGCGCTTTTCCCCTACCTGTCCTGCATCGTGCGATACTCCAGCTCCAGCGTACGATGGGCTTTTTTCAAACAGCCGTGCTTGCCCATTAGGGCCTCGTACTCCATGGCCTGCCGTTCATGTAGAGCTGCCAGCCGCTCGTGGTCTCTCAATAGCTGCTCCTGAACACTGCGCAGCTCCTCACGCTCCCGTGTGGCATTGTCCCGCTCGCTTTCTGTCcctgactgctgctgctgcagctgggcaTTCTGGGCCATGAGGGAAGCACTCTGTGAGTTCAGTGTGGATTTTTCCACCTGGGAAAGAGAGCATTAAGAGTTTGTGTAATAATTCAGTGTGTATTGTCCGCATGCTTATCTATCACAGATGTGTGAACATACTTATGTGTGGACGTTACGGGGTACCACAGAGAATAGTGTCTGTCACACTGTTACTGCACCTGCAGGTTTGCGTTGAGTGTCTGCAGGGCTGTGTTGTTCTCCTGCAGTGTAGCGGCCTGCCTTTGCAGGGCGAGGACCTGAGCCTGCTGACTGTCGGACTGATTTTCCAGCTGCCTCAGCTGGGACTGCATCGCCTGGCGCTCTGCCTCAAGTGTGGCATTCTGGAGAGGAGAATATTATTGCAAAATGTGCAAACTAGGAGGTAGTGTTAACTCTGTCTCCTCGGCCCATTGTTTGGTCCAGTCATAGCGTGAAATAAAGTCGAAAGCAAGTGTGGTTTAACATCTAGTagtgctattattattatacattgtTCAATGTATGTAAGCCAACCACTTACGTTCCTCTCCACTTCGATGAGACGGTCTTTGAGCTTCAGCAGTTCCTTGGTGGCCTCCTGGCTTTCACGCAGCCATTGGCCCATTGCCCTGCCAGTCTCTCGGGGCGGGGTGCAGCTCGACGCCGTCCACTCTTCCTCCAGCCTCTGCTGCAAGGCCTCATAGCTCAGCTTCACCTGTGGTACAATTTCAAATGGATCTATAGCAAAGCACAattgattttttattaaatgggACACTAGCAGGCCTGACTTTTAAAGATATGACTAACAGTCTTGAGCTCTTGGCGCAGCTGCTGGCTCAGGGTGGAGGATTCCAGCAGACGCGCCTCTAACGCTGCCATCTTGTCATCTTTAATCCGAAGAGATTTTTTCAGAGCCGACTCTAACTCTGACTCCAGCATCTTGAACCTGCTGCAAAGAGGAAACAAGAAATTTAGTATCTGTGGCATTATAACCCTCCTCGTACTCACCATAAGGTTACGGGACGGGAACTCCAAGCACCTGTTGTCTGGGGCCTCCTGTTCAGCCTGCTGCGCACTTTCCTGGTTGAGGACCCTCATTTCAAACTCATGGGCCAGCGTCTCCAGATCATTGTCGCTCTGTTGGGTCTTCAGTTTCTCGCTAACCAGCTCCTATAGACAGGCAgcatattcatattcatcataGAGACATTTATTGACACTTTTTACACATCAAGTACTAATCTTAAGAAGGTTTTAACCAAAATTACAGTAAGTGGCAATGATCATTTGTGGTAAAAATGTGCCTTTAAGGTTAAGATCTCATTTTAAATCCACATaaccacatttaaaaataattatttctttGCTATTCTATGTTAATCTGCAAAAAGTAATTCAACCATTAGACCTATGCACTTGGTACAGCCTTCATATTAGGACATAACATCACAATAGAATAATGCTTTCCAAACATATGTCTTAATTAGAAACACTATTTTAACTTGCTTTAATCACAATTTTTGACATATTTATTTCTGAATAGACTCATTTATGAATCATAGTGCACATAAAATCCAGCCCAAAGTAAAATCTGCGAAACACTGCTGGCGTAATAATAAACTGTTGATTATCAGTGAAATCAATGTATTCAGTCAGCATAAACTAGACGGCACCACTCGCCCCGCCTCACCTCCCGCAGGGTGGCCAGGGTCCTCTGGTCGATAGCGGCTTGCTTGGTCAATTCTCTGTTGTCTCTCTCCAGGCCTTTGACCCTCTCAGCAGTCTCCCTTAACCCCTCCACCTCCTTGACTAGAAAACGCATCTCCCTTTCCAGGCCGGCCATGCACACATTGCTGCTGTCTAAATTGGCTTCCTGGATCTCCGCCTAAAAAGTAACAACAAGAGATCGATCGGCCTTTCAAACATGATCCTACCTTGGGTAAGCAACTGACACCTTTACCTCTGCGACAAGCCAACTAACCTGCTGGCGCAGACGCCGATTCTCTTTCTCTAGATGCCTCTTTTCCCGCTCAAGGGCTGTGGTTTCTTGCTCCAGGCTTTGCTTATCTGTTTCCAGTTGCTCCAGGCGCCGGGCGGAGATCCGAATCTCTTCTAAATTGGCCTGCAGAATCTGGTTCTCTGCCTCCAGCTCCTGAACCTCTGCCTCCAGCCGCTGAACTTTCCTCTCTATAGAGATAGAGGGTGGGTTTTACGCTTGCATTACTGAATCTTTTACTTTGATTTGCGATGTTCGATCAACAAAACCTACCAGCGTTATCGAGGGAAGTCTGTAGATGCTGGTTAACTGTGTCCAAGGCCCTGCACTTGGCCTCCAGTCGTGTGTGCTTTCTGGCATAGGAGGAATGTGTTGGCAGACCTTTGAAGATGCTGTCATGGCAGGGACTGCAGTCCTTTGAGCCAGGGGAGTGATCACGTGATCCAACAAGACAACGGCGCCTATTGTGATTGTTTTCTAAGACCTCCAGATCAGACATGCCTTCTTTTGAATGGTCTAATTGATCCACATCTTCTAGCTGTCCTTTCTCCTGAACAAGAAGGTCTGGATTTTCTGTAAGGAGGATTTCACTCTGGACTTGCTCCAGATCTTCTGCATGGAATAGCACCTGCTGTCCCCCCGCGCCGTGTGGGAATGCATGAGTGCGGTATTCTATTTGAAGCCCTGTGGGTTCGTCGGTGTTACTGTTGTGGATGCTACAGGTCTCCTGGCAGCCATGATCCTGCTCAAGGCGGTGGCCATGTTTGGGCTGCGTGTTGCTGTTAATTGAGGCAGCTGACAGTTCCTCTATGGTCCTCAAGAGACTTTGGTTCTCC is part of the Pungitius pungitius chromosome 9, fPunPun2.1, whole genome shotgun sequence genome and harbors:
- the LOC119218423 gene encoding girdin-like isoform X2, yielding MESGVFLPCLDEFMLSPLVTWVRTFVPLDGDMHFDFSVLLDGVFLNDVMTQINPSATPAKKVIRDPSQRIQNLNYLIQQIKTYYQDNLRQLIMIPLPNVLLLGRTPYCEQSPEEMNKLLLLLLGCAVQCEEKEEYIERIQTLDFETKAAIAAHIQEVTHSQENVLDLQWLESSEVPPAEFEAAARNLATHLRHVLDQRDTHLETIAELMQEKEGVVSLLNSPSSPQSGSYSPSMQQQAGTQQHLAVELADSKAKLRRLRQELEEKSEQMLDCRHELENMEVELKRIQQENSQLLVDARAARTYRDELDALRERAVKADKLESEVGRYREQLHKMEVYKAKVEELKEDNRVLQETKEVLEDQLAGLRARSDKIHHLEKHSLLLKARVHDMEQEREADRRRTEELQEENLALCLAQRRSMEESQHLGWELDQLTKTTESAQGHQTLSDEVSERTCSRMLKLEKENQSLLRTIEELSAASINSNTQPKHGHRLEQDHGCQETCSIHNSNTDEPTGLQIEYRTHAFPHGAGGQQVLFHAEDLEQVQSEILLTENPDLLVQEKGQLEDVDQLDHSKEGMSDLEVLENNHNRRRCLVGSRDHSPGSKDCSPCHDSIFKGLPTHSSYARKHTRLEAKCRALDTVNQHLQTSLDNAERKVQRLEAEVQELEAENQILQANLEEIRISARRLEQLETDKQSLEQETTALEREKRHLEKENRRLRQQAEIQEANLDSSNVCMAGLEREMRFLVKEVEGLRETAERVKGLERDNRELTKQAAIDQRTLATLREELVSEKLKTQQSDNDLETLAHEFEMRVLNQESAQQAEQEAPDNSRFKMLESELESALKKSLRIKDDKMAALEARLLESSTLSQQLRQELKTVKLSYEALQQRLEEEWTASSCTPPRETGRAMGQWLRESQEATKELLKLKDRLIEVERNNATLEAERQAMQSQLRQLENQSDSQQAQVLALQRQAATLQENNTALQTLNANLQVEKSTLNSQSASLMAQNAQLQQQQSGTESERDNATREREELRSVQEQLLRDHERLAALHERQAMEYEALMGKHGCLKKAHRTLELEYRTMQDRYNSLLQQRTKLEDLEKVLKEEQMRMALEKEQQRTTAAECCRLRDEKDRLNDTYRQLANDNESLAADHKELKSQLNEAKLERTWLEADFSKLKKEFQQLDITSTKLTNQCELLSQLKGNLEEESRHLLGQIETLMLQNRTLLEQTMESKDLFHVEERQYIDKLNDLRRQKEKLEEKIMDQYKFYEPSPPRRRGNWITLKLKKLIKSNSREHGPDRPPTPTHSGAAEPHLSCHDNNSFISADGSGGSAPTSAGDAVSPQRNSNKDSNDAALPSGFEDNDELQNHGLNGVKSRAQSESSGEFNVSLENEPWSNGSSPVQHPPSRCSSSSSFQPPSDTSTPQHRQKQHEEEKASIMPVTNSQNSVLQSLPRQKNPVISQDFWLTRGTKSIRRGSRGKLTRRSSDSAGAVKTNPGLNGMSLKSSSNKAETSRALACSPITVLYVQGKSSSMSGCLNCFSTPLGKEGRQKGSRLPKSLPRASDVISTAEGSSRRCSVNSDCRVMVKTNPLSIQVSDKSSKREEAQSQPEPETNNSEPEPMPPVKPPRDPTVVPTDSPKSPVQESLLGSSFTFKSVFSNTIFSESVVTTMNGLDTLENNQISLCPNPSLVQNGPIESQESPPNEPQTLLSVVNEQSQNAPGQEEHDKPLTSA
- the LOC119218423 gene encoding girdin-like isoform X1 is translated as MESGVFLPCLDEFMLSPLVTWVRTFVPLDGDMHFDFSVLLDGVFLNDVMTQINPSATPAKKVIRDPSQRIQNLNYLIQQIKTYYQDNLRQLIMIPLPNVLLLGRTPYCEQSPEEMNKLLLLLLGCAVQCEEKEEYIERIQTLDFETKAAIAAHIQEVTHSQENVLDLQWLESSEVPPAEFEAAARNLATHLRHVLDQRDTHLETIAELMQEKEGVVSLLNSPSSPQSGSYSPSMQQQAGTQQHLAVELADSKAKLRRLRQELEEKSEQMLDCRHELENMEVELKRIQQENSQLLVDARAARTYRDELDALRERAVKADKLESEVGRYREQLHKMEVYKAKVEELKEDNRVLQETKEVLEDQLAGLRARSDKIHHLEKHSLLLKARVHDMEQEREADRRRTEELQEENLALCLAQRRSMEESQHLGWELDQLTKTTESAQGHQTLSDEVSERTCSRMLKLEKENQSLLRTIEELSAASINSNTQPKHGHRLEQDHGCQETCSIHNSNTDEPTGLQIEYRTHAFPHGAGGQQVLFHAEDLEQVQSEILLTENPDLLVQEKGQLEDVDQLDHSKEGMSDLEVLENNHNRRRCLVGSRDHSPGSKDCSPCHDSIFKGLPTHSSYARKHTRLEAKCRALDTVNQHLQTSLDNAERKVQRLEAEVQELEAENQILQANLEEIRISARRLEQLETDKQSLEQETTALEREKRHLEKENRRLRQQAEIQEANLDSSNVCMAGLEREMRFLVKEVEGLRETAERVKGLERDNRELTKQAAIDQRTLATLREELVSEKLKTQQSDNDLETLAHEFEMRVLNQESAQQAEQEAPDNSRFKMLESELESALKKSLRIKDDKMAALEARLLESSTLSQQLRQELKTVKLSYEALQQRLEEEWTASSCTPPRETGRAMGQWLRESQEATKELLKLKDRLIEVERNNATLEAERQAMQSQLRQLENQSDSQQAQVLALQRQAATLQENNTALQTLNANLQVEKSTLNSQSASLMAQNAQLQQQQSGTESERDNATREREELRSVQEQLLRDHERLAALHERQAMEYEALMGKHGCLKKAHRTLELEYRTMQDRYNSLLQQRTKLEDLEKVLKEEQMRMALEKEQQRTTAAECCRLRDEKDRLNDTYRQLANDNESLAADHKELKSQLNEAKLERTWLEADFSKLKKEFQQLDITSTKLTNQCELLSQLKGNLEEESRHLLGQIETLMLQNRTLLEQTMESKDLFHVEERQYIDKLNDLRRQKEKLEEKIMDQYKFYEPSPPRRRGNWITLKLKKLIKSNSREHGPDRPPTPTHSGAAEPHLSCHDNNSFISADGSGGSAPTSAGDAVSPQRNSTTKMFPRMRNRLKDRDKVKSLFRRSMYKDSNDAALPSGFEDNDELQNHGLNGVKSRAQSESSGEFNVSLENEPWSNGSSPVQHPPSRCSSSSSFQPPSDTSTPQHRQKQHEEEKASIMPVTNSQNSVLQSLPRQKNPVISQDFWLTRGTKSIRRGSRGKLTRRSSDSAGAVKTNPGLNGMSLKSSSNKAETSRALACSPITVLYVQGKSSSMSGCLNCFSTPLGKEGRQKGSRLPKSLPRASDVISTAEGSSRRCSVNSDCRVMVKTNPLSIQVSDKSSKREEAQSQPEPETNNSEPEPMPPVKPPRDPTVVPTDSPKSPVQESLLGSSFTFKSVFSNTIFSESVVTTMNGLDTLENNQISLCPNPSLVQNGPIESQESPPNEPQTLLSVVNEQSQNAPGQEEHDKPLTSA